One Methylobacterium oryzae DNA window includes the following coding sequences:
- a CDS encoding c-type cytochrome, methanol metabolism-related has translation MRCVADRVAGLVLAGLAAGTLGMLPASAAAPTTAPPATDLKSEGPTQPAKVQDGQYTDKNGNPTYHVTDGGKMVDWYTMSGYVRYSANCMACHGPDGLGSTYAPSLVDALKGMDYAQFAGIVVGGKRDVNASQELVMPAFGENKNVTCYLPDIYTYLRARSDGALGRNRPSEHEPKPSAFEKAEDACMK, from the coding sequence ATGCGTTGCGTTGCAGACAGAGTGGCCGGCCTCGTCCTGGCCGGGCTCGCAGCGGGAACCCTGGGGATGCTGCCGGCCTCCGCCGCGGCTCCGACCACCGCCCCGCCCGCGACCGACCTGAAGAGCGAGGGGCCGACGCAGCCGGCCAAGGTCCAGGACGGTCAGTACACCGACAAGAACGGTAACCCGACCTACCACGTCACGGACGGCGGCAAGATGGTCGACTGGTACACCATGTCCGGCTACGTCCGATACAGCGCGAACTGCATGGCCTGCCACGGCCCCGACGGGCTGGGATCGACCTACGCGCCGTCGCTGGTCGACGCCCTCAAGGGCATGGACTACGCGCAGTTCGCCGGCATCGTCGTGGGCGGCAAGAGAGACGTGAACGCCTCGCAGGAGTTGGTGATGCCCGCCTTCGGCGAGAACAAGAACGTCACCTGCTACCTGCCGGACATTTACACCTATCTCCGCGCCCGCTCCGACGGGGCGCTCGGCCGCAACCGGCCGTCCGAGCACGAACCCAAGCCCTCGGCCTTCGAGAAGGCCGAGGATGCCTGCATGAAGTGA
- a CDS encoding FIST signal transduction protein: MRRHLCGIWTAWTDAAGAADAAAEVALAVGDTALSQVVAFFSADYDAEILARALETRFPGVPVAGCSMSGGIAPAGGLDRGLVVIAFPAERFRIVSTVLDAIDHLDVERTASAVRALRRTLDPLDRCRDVDAAGTGHRFALSLIDGLANAEETVVSAIAWALDGIPIVGGSAGDDLRFRDAVMLHGGKIHRKAAVLVLVETDFSVEIFKSDNFEPTRTKFVVTASDGERRTVHELNAEPAAREYAMAIGLDPEGLSPMSFAAYPLAVKVGGEYFCRSIRRMNEDGSLSFFCAVDEGVVLTLAEPRDIVASTRAELARLDAVLGGVDLIIGFECVLRRLDAESRQVRHGIADLYRRYNVVGFETFGEQYRAMHLNQTFTGIAIGKTLAAGAPAAAPAPAAS; encoded by the coding sequence GTGCGCCGCCATCTGTGCGGCATCTGGACGGCCTGGACGGACGCGGCCGGGGCCGCCGACGCGGCCGCGGAGGTGGCGCTCGCGGTCGGTGACACCGCCCTGTCGCAGGTCGTCGCGTTCTTCTCCGCCGATTACGATGCCGAGATCCTGGCCCGTGCCCTGGAGACCCGGTTCCCCGGCGTGCCGGTGGCCGGCTGCTCGATGTCGGGCGGCATCGCCCCGGCCGGCGGCCTCGACCGCGGGCTCGTCGTCATCGCGTTCCCGGCCGAGCGGTTCCGGATCGTCTCGACCGTCCTCGACGCCATCGACCACCTCGACGTGGAGCGGACCGCCTCGGCGGTCCGGGCGCTGCGCCGGACCCTGGACCCGCTGGACCGGTGCCGCGATGTCGACGCGGCCGGCACGGGCCACCGCTTCGCCCTGTCGCTGATCGACGGGCTCGCCAACGCCGAGGAGACCGTGGTCTCGGCGATCGCCTGGGCGCTCGACGGCATCCCGATCGTCGGCGGCTCGGCCGGCGACGACCTGCGCTTCCGGGACGCCGTCATGCTCCACGGCGGGAAGATCCACCGCAAGGCGGCGGTCCTGGTGCTCGTCGAGACCGACTTCTCGGTGGAGATCTTCAAGAGCGACAATTTCGAGCCGACGCGGACCAAGTTCGTGGTCACCGCCTCGGACGGCGAGCGCCGCACCGTGCACGAGCTCAACGCCGAGCCGGCGGCCCGGGAATACGCGATGGCGATCGGCCTCGACCCCGAGGGCCTGTCGCCGATGAGCTTCGCCGCCTACCCGCTCGCCGTGAAGGTCGGCGGCGAGTATTTCTGCCGCTCGATCCGGCGGATGAACGAGGACGGCTCGCTCAGCTTCTTCTGCGCGGTGGATGAGGGCGTGGTGCTGACCCTCGCCGAGCCGCGCGACATCGTCGCCTCGACCCGGGCGGAGCTGGCGCGCCTCGACGCCGTGCTCGGCGGCGTCGACCTCATCATCGGCTTCGAGTGCGTGCTCCGCCGCCTCGACGCCGAGAGCCGGCAGGTCCGCCACGGGATCGCCGACCTCTACCGCCGCTACAACGTCGTCGGCTTCGAGACCTTCGGCGAGCAGTACCGGGCGATGCACCTGAACCAGACCTTCACGGGCATCGCCATCGGCAAGACCCTCGCCGCGGGCGCGCCGGCCGCGGCCCCCGCCCCGGCCGCGTCGTGA